The genomic DNA CCTCCTCCGCCGGAGTGACGCCGAAGCGCCACGTCACCGGCTCCTCGGTGGCGTTGCCCCCCAGGTCCACCACGCCGTCGAGGGTCACCTGGTAACGCTTGGCGGGGTCGAGGGTTGCGGGGAGGGAGAGGAACACCCGGTCGCCCTCCACGCGGAGTTCCAGGGCCGTCTCGGGACCGAGCGCGACCTGCTCCTCGGGCGGAGGTGTATCGGGGGAAGTCTCCCCTTCGGTCGGGGTCACCGGCTCGGCGGCGGGCAGGATTTCGGCCAGGGAAGCGGACGCGTCGGGCGCGAGCCGCACCGCCTCGGAGAACCAGGCGTAAACGGCCGGCTGGTCCGGCGCCCTCTCTTCCGGGAAGGTGGAGACCGCCCGGGGCGGAGTCTCGTCGGCGGGCGCGTCGGCGATGAACTCCCGCTCCAGCGGCTCCAGGGGAAGCCCCTCGCCCGAGCGCAGGTTGCGGGTCCGCAGGGTGTAGGTCGCCCCCGGCTCCAGGCCGGCCACGTCCAGAACCACACGGCGCCCGGTGGCCTGATCCAGCTTGGCCAGGACGACCTCGGCGGCTTCACCGCCCTCGCCGCCCGTGAGGATGAAGTTGCCCGTTTCCTTCAGCGGCGCGGGGTCCAGGGCGCGGTCGAACTCCAGTTGGATGTGCCGGCTGTCGAGGAGGCGGAAGAAGACCATCCGCGGCGGCATCCCGCCTTCGAGGGCCCGGTCGCCGGGGGGCGTGGCCTTCCGCCCGCACCCCGCCAGGGCGCCCAGGATGGCGAAAAAGAGGACTATTTTGACCGGTCGCAGCATGCGGCGATGATACCACGCCCGGCCGGTCGCCGACCAGTCCCGCCCGCGCCCGCGCCGCTTGACTCGACGCCCCGTCAGGCGCTAAACTCGGAACGTCCGCAATCCAAGGCTGGGGTGGCGATGGACCTGGTTCTCGTTACGGGCAACGTGGTCTCCACGGTCAAGGACGCGGGACTGTCGGGCTTCAAGCTCCTTTTATGCCGACCTGCCGGGGCCGACGGGAAGCCGACGGGGGGCGAGCTGATCTGCGTGGACGCCGTGGGCGCCGGGCAGGGGGAGCTGTGCTTCATCGCCCGGGGGTCCTCGGCGCGCCAGACCGAGCCCACCCGCAACCGACCCGTGGACGCCGTCGTCTGCGGCATCGTGGACTCCATCGAGCGCGACGGCCGCATCGTCTTCCGCAAGCACGGCGCACCCGACAAGCCTGAGGCTTGACGCAGTTGCGCCGGGAGCGGGTTAACCGCGGGGAGGTGCCGGCGCGATTCTTGCCCGGAGGGTGCGTCGTCGTTGTTAAAAGAAGCGGGTCCGCAAGAATCGTGACGGCACCGGTGGATGGTCGAGGA from bacterium includes the following:
- a CDS encoding EutN/CcmL family microcompartment protein → MDLVLVTGNVVSTVKDAGLSGFKLLLCRPAGADGKPTGGELICVDAVGAGQGELCFIARGSSARQTEPTRNRPVDAVVCGIVDSIERDGRIVFRKHGAPDKPEA